One window from the genome of Streptomyces sp. NBC_00287 encodes:
- a CDS encoding GOLPH3/VPS74 family protein has protein sequence MNTARDLAIVALDVPPGRSLEQGDLSLALAGAEVLDLVEAGALTLDDDRLVPGTQSATGDRLLDEAAASLVRQEPFETIEDWLWRRGSELSSAYVDDLEKIGLTTRRRGPRFPLRTGKTVPVESPARSSAEARRASGEPVLTALVAAAGIEEQPAETPENLTDDTVTTVLAAVGDAVMELEAVRQRRLIENAAFDNVWRGF, from the coding sequence ATGAACACCGCACGGGACCTCGCGATCGTCGCCCTGGACGTGCCGCCCGGCCGCTCCCTGGAGCAGGGCGACCTCTCGCTCGCGCTCGCGGGAGCCGAGGTGCTGGACCTGGTCGAGGCCGGGGCGCTCACACTGGACGACGACCGCCTCGTACCGGGTACGCAGTCGGCGACGGGTGACCGCCTGCTGGACGAGGCCGCGGCGTCGCTGGTCCGGCAGGAGCCCTTCGAGACGATCGAGGACTGGCTGTGGCGCCGGGGCAGCGAGCTCTCCTCGGCCTACGTCGACGATCTGGAGAAGATCGGGCTGACCACCCGTCGACGCGGCCCCCGTTTCCCGTTGCGGACCGGAAAGACGGTGCCGGTCGAGTCGCCGGCGCGCAGCAGCGCCGAGGCGCGCCGGGCGTCCGGCGAGCCCGTCCTGACCGCGCTTGTCGCAGCCGCGGGCATCGAGGAGCAGCCGGCCGAGACCCCCGAGAACCTCACCGACGACACCGTCACGACCGTACTGGCCGCCGTCGGCGACGCGGTGATGGAACTGGAGGCGGTACGGCAGCGGCGGTTGATCGAGAACGCGGCGTTCGACAATGTGTGGCGAGGGTTCTAG
- a CDS encoding GAF domain-containing protein — translation MSYDPPRTAGRLLLTPEDKEAPARADRLRRLGLGERTEPVLDAYADGLAEVTGAPYAMVNFIDENRQFFAGLHLPAASLFVKGDGTSPQVGRTLPRDHGFCPHVVVRRKALVLEDVCDYPRFAGNPVVDEFGIRSYLGAPLIDATGMVLGTVCVVDVEPRPWGRPGLETIKASAADLVARLERRAADGLPLP, via the coding sequence ATGAGCTACGACCCGCCCCGCACGGCCGGTCGACTGCTGCTCACGCCCGAGGACAAGGAGGCACCAGCCCGAGCGGACCGGCTGCGCCGACTCGGTCTCGGGGAGCGGACGGAACCCGTCCTCGACGCCTACGCCGACGGTCTCGCCGAGGTGACCGGAGCGCCGTACGCCATGGTCAACTTCATTGACGAGAACCGGCAGTTCTTCGCGGGCCTGCACCTTCCGGCGGCAAGTCTGTTCGTGAAGGGCGACGGCACCAGTCCGCAAGTCGGCCGCACCCTTCCGCGCGACCATGGGTTCTGCCCCCATGTGGTGGTCCGGCGCAAGGCGCTCGTCCTGGAGGACGTCTGCGACTATCCGCGGTTCGCGGGCAATCCGGTCGTCGACGAGTTCGGCATCCGCTCCTATCTGGGCGCACCACTGATCGACGCTACGGGGATGGTGCTCGGCACCGTGTGCGTCGTCGATGTGGAGCCGCGGCCGTGGGGGAGGCCGGGCCTGGAGACCATCAAGGCGTCGGCCGCGGATCTGGTCGCCCGGCTGGAGCGGCGGGCGGCGGACGGGCTGCCGTTGCCCTGA
- a CDS encoding helix-turn-helix domain-containing protein, whose amino-acid sequence MKQSVDVDPVDARLGARLAELRAERGWSLGEVAERSGVSKSTLSRAERAEISPTASLLNRLCGVYGRTMSQLLSEVESEPALLVRAAEQQVWEDRASGFVRRSVSPPHPGLRGELVEGRLAPGADIAYDRPPVPGLEQHIWVLEGALDITAQDAEHHLDAGDCLRLRVWGPTRFRCGGPDEVRYVLAVVLP is encoded by the coding sequence ATGAAGCAGAGCGTGGACGTGGACCCCGTCGACGCCCGGCTCGGTGCCCGGCTGGCCGAGTTGCGGGCCGAGCGCGGGTGGTCGCTGGGTGAGGTGGCGGAGCGCAGCGGGGTCAGCAAGTCGACCCTGTCCCGGGCAGAGCGGGCGGAGATCAGCCCCACCGCCTCGCTGCTGAACCGGCTGTGCGGGGTCTATGGGCGGACCATGTCCCAGCTGCTGAGCGAGGTGGAGTCCGAGCCGGCGCTGCTCGTACGCGCCGCCGAGCAGCAGGTCTGGGAGGACCGGGCCTCGGGGTTCGTACGGCGATCCGTGTCGCCGCCGCATCCCGGACTGCGCGGCGAGCTGGTCGAGGGGCGGCTCGCGCCGGGTGCCGACATCGCCTACGACCGGCCGCCCGTGCCCGGTCTGGAACAGCACATCTGGGTGCTTGAGGGGGCGCTCGACATCACGGCTCAGGACGCCGAGCACCACCTGGACGCCGGGGACTGTCTGCGACTGCGGGTGTGGGGGCCGACGCGGTTCCGGTGTGGTGGGCCGGATGAGGTGCGGTATGTGCTGGCGGTGGTGCTGCCGTGA
- a CDS encoding glycine C-acetyltransferase, whose product MFDSVRDDLRATLDEIRAAGLHKPERVIGTPQSATVNVTAGGRPGEVLNFCANNYLGLADHPEVIAAAHEALDRWGYGMASVRFICGTQEVHKELEARLSAFLGQEDTILYSSCFDANGGVFETLLGPEDAVISDALNHASIIDGIRLSKARRFRYANRDMADLERQLKEASGAGRKLIVTDGVFSMDGYVAPLAEICDLADRYGAMVMVDDSHAVGFVGPGGRGTPELHGVMDRVDIITGTLGKALGGASGGYVAARAEIVALLRQRSRPYLFSNTLAPVIAAASLKVLDLLESADDLRIRLNENTALFRRRMTDEGFDILPGDHAIAPVMIGDASQAGRMAELLLERGVYVIGFSYPVVPQGQARIRVQLSAAHSTEDVNRAVDAFVAARAELAG is encoded by the coding sequence ATGTTCGACTCCGTGCGCGACGATCTGCGCGCCACCCTCGACGAGATCCGTGCCGCCGGGCTGCACAAGCCCGAGCGGGTCATCGGCACCCCGCAGTCCGCGACCGTCAACGTCACCGCGGGCGGCCGTCCCGGCGAGGTCCTCAACTTCTGCGCCAACAACTACCTCGGCCTCGCCGACCACCCCGAGGTGATCGCAGCCGCCCACGAGGCGCTGGACCGCTGGGGCTACGGCATGGCCTCCGTGCGCTTCATCTGCGGTACGCAGGAGGTGCACAAGGAGTTGGAGGCGCGGCTTTCCGCCTTCCTCGGCCAGGAGGACACGATCCTGTACTCCTCCTGCTTCGACGCCAACGGCGGTGTCTTCGAGACCCTGCTCGGCCCCGAGGACGCGGTGATCTCCGACGCCCTCAACCACGCCTCGATCATCGACGGCATCCGGCTGTCCAAGGCCCGCCGTTTCCGCTACGCCAACCGCGACATGGCCGACCTGGAGCGGCAGTTGAAGGAAGCGTCCGGTGCGGGCAGGAAGCTCATCGTCACCGACGGCGTCTTCTCCATGGACGGCTATGTGGCGCCCCTTGCCGAGATCTGCGACCTCGCCGACCGCTACGGCGCCATGGTCATGGTCGACGACTCGCACGCGGTCGGTTTCGTCGGCCCCGGCGGCCGCGGCACCCCCGAGCTGCACGGTGTGATGGACCGCGTCGACATCATCACCGGCACCCTCGGCAAGGCGCTCGGCGGAGCCTCCGGCGGCTATGTCGCGGCCCGCGCGGAGATCGTCGCCCTGCTCCGGCAGCGGTCCCGTCCCTACCTCTTCTCCAACACCCTCGCCCCGGTGATCGCCGCGGCCTCGCTGAAGGTGCTCGACCTGCTGGAGTCGGCGGACGACCTGCGTATCCGGCTGAACGAGAACACCGCGCTGTTCCGCCGCCGGATGACCGATGAGGGCTTCGACATCCTCCCCGGCGACCACGCCATCGCACCCGTGATGATCGGCGACGCCTCACAGGCCGGCCGGATGGCGGAGCTGCTGCTGGAGCGCGGTGTGTACGTGATCGGCTTCTCCTACCCGGTGGTGCCGCAGGGCCAGGCCCGCATCCGGGTGCAGCTGTCCGCCGCGCACTCCACCGAGGACGTGAACCGGGCCGTGGACGCCTTCGTCGCCGCACGGGCGGAGCTGGCCGGCTGA
- a CDS encoding LysR family transcriptional regulator — MIEARRLHILRAVADHRTVTAAAAALYLTPSAVSQQLTALEQETGHRLVERGAKGVRLTPAGEILLSHANAVLAQLERAEAELAAYGSGAAGTVTVAAFATGIAQVVAPAVARLAESAPGIRIRVQDAEGDASLPMVLDRQVDIAVAVEYRGAPPADDPRLSHVPLYAEPFDAVVPMTHRLADTAEVPLGELAKDPWIGPYPGNPCHDVVVLACESAGFQPRLEHSSDDFRAVVALASADAGVALVPRSALRGMDLTGVVVRPVDGVAPTRRVFAAVRRGAEEHPLIRPVLDALQAAAEG; from the coding sequence GTGATCGAAGCGCGGCGGCTCCACATCCTCCGTGCGGTGGCCGACCATCGCACGGTGACGGCGGCTGCCGCCGCGCTGTATCTCACGCCCTCGGCCGTATCGCAGCAGCTCACCGCGTTGGAGCAGGAGACCGGCCACCGCCTGGTGGAGCGGGGCGCCAAGGGTGTACGGCTGACTCCGGCCGGTGAGATCCTGCTCAGCCACGCCAACGCCGTCCTCGCTCAACTGGAGCGCGCCGAGGCGGAGCTGGCCGCCTACGGCTCCGGCGCGGCCGGCACGGTCACCGTCGCCGCCTTCGCGACCGGCATTGCCCAGGTCGTCGCCCCGGCCGTGGCCCGCCTCGCCGAATCGGCGCCCGGCATCAGGATCCGCGTCCAGGACGCCGAGGGCGACGCCAGCCTGCCGATGGTGCTGGACCGGCAGGTCGACATCGCGGTCGCCGTCGAGTACCGCGGGGCCCCGCCCGCCGACGACCCCCGGCTGAGCCATGTCCCGCTGTATGCCGAGCCCTTCGACGCGGTGGTGCCGATGACGCACCGGCTGGCCGATACGGCCGAGGTGCCGCTGGGGGAGCTGGCCAAGGACCCGTGGATCGGGCCGTACCCCGGCAATCCCTGCCATGACGTGGTCGTCCTCGCCTGCGAGAGCGCCGGATTCCAGCCACGTCTCGAACACTCCTCGGACGACTTCCGCGCGGTCGTGGCGCTGGCCTCGGCGGATGCGGGCGTCGCCCTGGTCCCACGCTCGGCGCTGCGCGGCATGGACCTCACCGGGGTGGTCGTCCGCCCGGTCGACGGGGTCGCGCCCACGCGCCGGGTCTTCGCGGCCGTACGCCGTGGCGCCGAGGAGCATCCACTGATCCGTCCGGTGCTGGACGCCTTGCAGGCGGCGGCCGAAGGGTAA
- a CDS encoding MmcQ/YjbR family DNA-binding protein, translating to MQDAEDVRRVALSLPDTTEKIAWSMPTFRVAGKMFATLPEDETSIAVRCPKEERDELVLAEPGKFWIADHEAQFAWVRVRLAELEDEDELRDILADSWRQAAPTRLLDAYPELGLPTGE from the coding sequence ATGCAGGATGCCGAAGACGTACGCCGTGTCGCCCTGTCCCTGCCGGACACGACGGAGAAGATTGCCTGGAGCATGCCCACGTTCCGGGTGGCGGGGAAGATGTTCGCGACTTTGCCCGAGGACGAGACCTCCATCGCGGTGCGCTGCCCCAAGGAGGAGCGCGACGAACTGGTGCTGGCCGAGCCGGGGAAGTTCTGGATCGCCGACCACGAGGCGCAGTTCGCCTGGGTGCGGGTCCGGCTAGCGGAGCTGGAGGACGAGGACGAGCTGCGGGACATCCTCGCCGATTCCTGGCGGCAGGCGGCGCCCACCCGACTGCTCGACGCCTACCCGGAGTTGGGGCTGCCGACCGGGGAATGA
- the tdh gene encoding L-threonine 3-dehydrogenase, with product MKALVKEKAEPGLWLADVPEPAVGPGDVLIKVLRTGICGTDLHIRNWDGWAQQAIRTPLVLGHEFVGEVVETGRDVTDIRPGDRVSGEGHLVCGKCRNCQAGRRHLCRATVGLGVGRDGAFAEYVALPAANVWVHRVPVDLDVAAIFDPFGNAVHTALSFPLVGEDVLITGAGPIGLMAAAVARHAGARNVVITDVSEERLDLARKIGVSLALNVSETQIADGQRELGLREGFDIGLEMSGRPEAMRDMIANMTHGGRIAMLGLPAQEFAVDWARIVTSMITIKGIYGREMFETWYAMSVLLEGGLDLTPVITGRYGYRDYEAAFADAASGRGGKVILDWNA from the coding sequence GTGAAGGCGCTGGTCAAGGAGAAGGCGGAGCCCGGGCTCTGGCTCGCGGACGTCCCCGAGCCCGCCGTCGGACCCGGCGACGTACTCATCAAGGTGCTGCGCACCGGCATCTGCGGCACCGATCTGCACATCCGGAACTGGGACGGCTGGGCGCAGCAGGCCATCCGCACCCCGCTCGTGCTCGGCCACGAGTTCGTCGGCGAGGTCGTCGAGACCGGCCGCGACGTCACCGACATCAGGCCCGGCGACCGGGTCAGCGGTGAGGGCCATCTGGTGTGCGGCAAGTGCCGCAACTGCCAGGCCGGACGCCGGCATTTGTGCCGGGCGACGGTGGGACTCGGGGTCGGCCGCGACGGCGCGTTCGCCGAGTACGTCGCCCTGCCCGCCGCCAATGTCTGGGTGCACCGGGTCCCCGTCGACCTCGATGTCGCCGCGATCTTCGACCCGTTCGGCAACGCCGTGCACACCGCGCTGTCCTTCCCGCTGGTCGGCGAGGACGTCCTGATCACCGGCGCGGGCCCGATCGGTCTGATGGCCGCCGCGGTCGCCCGGCACGCGGGTGCCCGCAACGTCGTGATCACCGACGTCAGCGAGGAGCGCCTCGACCTCGCCCGCAAGATAGGCGTGAGCCTGGCGCTGAATGTGTCGGAGACTCAGATCGCTGATGGGCAGCGGGAGTTGGGGCTGCGCGAGGGCTTCGACATCGGCCTGGAGATGTCCGGCCGCCCCGAGGCCATGCGCGACATGATCGCCAACATGACGCACGGCGGCCGGATCGCCATGCTCGGCCTGCCCGCCCAGGAGTTCGCGGTCGACTGGGCCCGCATCGTCACCTCGATGATCACCATCAAGGGCATCTACGGCCGCGAGATGTTCGAGACCTGGTACGCGATGTCGGTCCTCCTGGAGGGCGGCCTCGACCTCACCCCCGTGATCACCGGCCGGTACGGCTACCGCGACTACGAGGCGGCCTTCGCCGACGCGGCGAGCGGCCGCGGCGGCAAGGTCATCCTCGACTGGAACGCGTAA
- a CDS encoding MFS transporter gives MARGLSKPKLKPEGAGGVWSRDFALFFVARAVARLGDTMLPVALAAGLLQHGYGAGAVGLAMAATAAAFAGFVVFGGVIADRFSTRRLMIGADLVRLGTQALAAALFFSGRVVLWEICAIGFVNGVAGAVFQPGVASTTPRLATDVQGANGAIRIAESAAQLAGPALAGLLVGLASPGGVFVAHAATYAVSALCLLLLRLPPLASGSTPIPSTFRADLVEGWREFRARTWLWGVIAVWCLYMLMVWGPTLPLVATEVVQDHGPGAYGLINSALGAGTVVGGLLALRLRPRRMLRAGAIGLFAFVGFPVTVGLGLDVPAMAAGAAVAGAGMSFWGVMWATTVQTQVPPDVLNRIHAYDVAGSLAMMPVGQALAGPSASALGAENVLMVAGVMSLVVAAILLAVRPIRDLERADVPTAGSVPAGEPERARAE, from the coding sequence ATGGCAAGGGGGCTGTCGAAGCCGAAGCTGAAGCCGGAGGGCGCCGGCGGTGTCTGGTCACGTGACTTCGCCCTGTTCTTCGTCGCCCGTGCCGTCGCCCGGCTCGGCGACACCATGCTGCCGGTGGCCCTCGCGGCCGGACTGCTCCAGCACGGGTACGGCGCGGGCGCGGTCGGCCTTGCCATGGCCGCTACGGCAGCCGCCTTCGCCGGGTTCGTCGTCTTCGGGGGAGTGATCGCCGACCGCTTCAGCACACGCAGGTTGATGATCGGCGCGGACCTGGTGCGCCTGGGCACCCAGGCCCTCGCCGCGGCCCTGTTCTTCAGCGGCCGTGTGGTCCTGTGGGAGATCTGCGCGATCGGTTTCGTCAACGGCGTCGCGGGCGCCGTCTTCCAGCCCGGCGTCGCGAGCACGACACCCCGGCTCGCCACCGACGTCCAGGGCGCGAACGGCGCCATACGCATCGCGGAATCCGCAGCCCAGCTCGCCGGGCCCGCGCTCGCCGGTCTCCTGGTGGGCCTCGCTTCACCGGGCGGCGTCTTCGTGGCCCACGCGGCGACGTACGCGGTGAGCGCCCTGTGCCTCCTACTGCTCCGCCTGCCCCCGCTCGCCTCCGGCAGCACACCGATACCCAGCACCTTCCGGGCCGACCTGGTCGAGGGCTGGCGCGAGTTCCGGGCCCGCACCTGGCTCTGGGGAGTCATAGCCGTCTGGTGCCTGTACATGCTCATGGTCTGGGGCCCGACGCTCCCCCTGGTGGCAACCGAGGTGGTCCAGGACCACGGCCCCGGCGCCTACGGCCTGATCAACTCCGCCCTGGGCGCAGGCACGGTGGTCGGCGGCCTCCTCGCCCTGCGCCTGCGCCCCCGCCGTATGCTCCGCGCCGGCGCGATCGGCCTCTTCGCCTTCGTCGGCTTCCCGGTGACGGTGGGCCTGGGCCTCGACGTACCGGCGATGGCGGCGGGCGCCGCCGTGGCCGGGGCGGGCATGTCCTTCTGGGGCGTGATGTGGGCGACCACGGTCCAGACCCAGGTCCCCCCGGACGTCCTCAACCGCATCCACGCCTACGACGTGGCAGGCTCCCTCGCGATGATGCCGGTGGGCCAGGCCCTGGCGGGCCCGTCCGCGTCGGCCCTGGGCGCCGAGAACGTGCTCATGGTCGCGGGCGTGATGAGCCTGGTCGTCGCTGCGATCCTGCTCGCCGTACGACCGATCCGGGACCTGGAGCGGGCCGATGTGCCGACCGCCGGATCGGTACCCGCGGGGGAGCCGGAGCGGGCGCGCGCCGAATAA
- a CDS encoding GNAT family N-acetyltransferase, with the protein MIVSRLDPGQLLDRTGELAELLVDTVDGGASIGFLAPLDRAEAEAWWKERAAGPFAVWVALDGGRIVGTVSLAFPDKPNSRHRAELVKLMVHRDARGRGLGRTLLTTAEEAAAAAGITLLHLDTETDSPAEHLYRSAGWTRAGMIPDYAADPGGVLRGTTLYYKHVG; encoded by the coding sequence GTGATCGTGTCGCGACTGGACCCTGGGCAACTGCTGGACCGTACCGGCGAGTTGGCGGAGTTGCTGGTGGACACCGTCGACGGGGGCGCTTCCATCGGCTTCCTCGCGCCCCTGGACCGTGCCGAGGCGGAGGCGTGGTGGAAGGAGCGGGCGGCGGGGCCGTTCGCGGTGTGGGTGGCGCTCGACGGCGGGCGGATCGTCGGCACCGTCAGCCTGGCCTTCCCCGACAAGCCCAACAGCCGCCACCGCGCCGAGCTGGTCAAGCTGATGGTGCACCGGGACGCCCGTGGGCGCGGCCTCGGCCGTACGCTCCTGACCACCGCCGAGGAGGCGGCCGCCGCCGCGGGCATCACCCTCCTCCACCTGGACACCGAGACCGACAGCCCCGCCGAGCACCTCTACCGCTCGGCCGGCTGGACCCGGGCCGGAATGATCCCCGACTATGCCGCCGACCCCGGCGGGGTGCTGCGCGGGACGACTCTCTACTACAAGCACGTGGGCTGA